DNA sequence from the Halococcus salifodinae DSM 8989 genome:
CGGTGCGTCGCAGGAGTCGGTGGCGCGCGACCTCGTCGATCGCTACCCAACCGACGAGTACACCGCGAGCGAGGCGCTCGGGCCGATCGAACGCCACGCCGAGACCGACGCGCCGATGCCGACCGACGACCGGATCGTGGTGGAGTACGCAAACCGCGACGCGGTGGTGAACGCCGCGTTCGGCCACACCGTGAACGAGACGTTGGGGCGCGTGCTGTCGGCGCTGCTCGGCCAGCAGACCGGCTCGTCGGTCGGGATGGAGATCGACCCCTACCGGATCGAACTCGACGTTCCTCGCGGCGTGGCGGGTCGGGACATCGTCGAAATCCTCGAAGACACCGACCCCGCACACGTCGAGGGGATCATCGAACTCAGTCTCAAGAACTCCGACGCGCTGAAGTTCAAGCTCGCCCAGGTCGCGGCCACCTTTGGCGCGCTCAAGTCGTGGCAGGGAAACGAGCGCTTCGGCCGGGATCGGCTGCTCGCGGCGCTCGAAGGTACCCCCGTCTACGACGAGGCCGTCCGCGAGGTGTTCCACGAGGATCTGGCTGTCGAGACCGCCGGCGAGATCCTCGCGGCCATCCAGAACGGCGAGATCGCGATCGAAACTCACGGCGGTCGCACGCCCATCGGGATCGACGGGCGGTCGTCCGGAACCGAACTGCTCGCCCCCGAAAACGCCGACGCGAGCGTGATCGAGACGATCCGCGAGCGGATCCGGGAGGACCGGATGCGTCTGCTCTGTCTGCACTGCGAGGAGTGGGAGCGCACCCAGGAGGTGGGCCGAATTCCCGACCAGCCCGAGTGCCCGCTGTGTGGCTCGACTCGGGTCGCGGCGCTCAATCCGTGGGCCGAGGAGGTCGTGGCGGCGGTTCGGGCCGACGAGAAGGACGACGAGCAGGAAAAACAGACCCAGCGCGCCCACCAGGCCGCGACGCTCGTCCAGAGTCACGGCAAGCAGGCCGTGATCGCGCTCGCCGCCCGCGGGGTCGGCCCACACAACGCCGCCCGGATCATCGCGAAGCTCCGCGAGAACGAAGACGATTTCTACCGCGATATTCTGGCCCAGGAACGTCAGTACGCTCGCACCCAGTCGTTCTGGGACTGATGGGGAGGCGGTGTATCCCTGGACGATCCTCCGTGGTCACGTACTGCGACCCCATCCGTTTCGCAACTGTTATTGTTCGATTCGGACATAATCTGGTATGGCCGATCTGCCGCCCCGTCGGTGGCTCGTTCGTGGGCTACTGGGGGTGATCGTGGTCTCGCTGTTGCTGTTCAGCGGTGTGCTGACGCTCTCGTACGAGGAGCCGACGCTCGAAACCAGCGTCACCGAGTCCGCGCCCGAGGGCGATACGGTGGTCGCCAGTCAGGGCTGGAACGCACGCAACGTCTCGCTGCCCGGCCGTCCGGCCCGGCTCGTCTCGGTCAATCAGTCGGGTGCCGTCGAGTGGACACACGGCGGACCGAACGGGACCGACAACTGGTTTTACGACGTCGACCCGCTGCCGAACGGCAATCTGCTGGTCGTGAACCCGGTCCAGGACAACACCGTGGTTTACGAGTTCGATCCCGACACGCAGAAACGGGTCTGGACCGAGCGGTTCGATCTCGTCGACATCCACGACGTCGATCTCATCAACGACGACGAGCTCCTCGTCGCGGGCATCAACTACGACGAGGACCGCCCGAGCCGGGATCGGGTGTTCGTCTACAACCGCACCACCAACGACGTGACGTGGAAGTGGCTGTTCAAGAACCACTACCCCGCCGACGCGGACAAGGGGGTCCGAACCGAGGACTGGACCCACGTCAACGACGTCGATGCGGTCCGCAATGGCGAGTTCCTCGTCTCGGTCCGCAACATGGATCAGGTGATTTCGATCAACCGCTCGACGAAGGACATCGAGCTGCGTCTCGGTCGGGACGACGATCACGAAACGCTGTACGAACAGCACAACCCGACGTATTTCGAGAGCGAGAACGGGACGCCCACGATCCTGGTGGCGGATTCGGAGAACGATCGAATCGTGGAGTACGCCCGCGTCGGCGGACCACCGGGCGAGGGTGAGTGGAAACGCACCTGGACCCTGACTGGCGATCTGAACTGGCCGCGCGACGCCGATCGCCTCCCGAACGGCAACACCCTCGTGGTGGACTCGATGAACCACCGGGTGATCGAGGTCACACCGGCCGGTGAGGTGGTTTGGGAGATGGACGCTCCGTGGGCCACCTACGACGCCGAGCGGGTGGCCCACGGCGACGAGCCAGGCGGACCGACCATCACCGATCAGAACGCTTCGGGGAACGTCACGCTCTACGGCGGGAGCGAGACGGGTGTCTCTGGTGC
Encoded proteins:
- a CDS encoding aryl-sulfate sulfotransferase — protein: MADLPPRRWLVRGLLGVIVVSLLLFSGVLTLSYEEPTLETSVTESAPEGDTVVASQGWNARNVSLPGRPARLVSVNQSGAVEWTHGGPNGTDNWFYDVDPLPNGNLLVVNPVQDNTVVYEFDPDTQKRVWTERFDLVDIHDVDLINDDELLVAGINYDEDRPSRDRVFVYNRTTNDVTWKWLFKNHYPADADKGVRTEDWTHVNDVDAVRNGEFLVSVRNMDQVISINRSTKDIELRLGRDDDHETLYEQHNPTYFESENGTPTILVADSENDRIVEYARVGGPPGEGEWKRTWTLTGDLNWPRDADRLPNGNTLVVDSMNHRVIEVTPAGEVVWEMDAPWATYDAERVAHGDEPGGPTITDQNASGNVTLYGGSETGVSGAPTIPSAVKGVVAKTPLPAGATALAESWRRVSPWFKPTWMPIWAFSIVVVSLSVLLVWGVGEGVYQRRRIQQRLAGSLGSIRHRLERGR